In a genomic window of Ralstonia insidiosa:
- a CDS encoding phage tail protein, which produces MTQQLLNDVNHWVGDDIGVSPTGDLGLASADLRTQQRIVRRLVTNPGDYIFHTDYGAGLPKKIGETLDIPALRGLIRTQLVLEAGVAQSPEPQVDVSAITGGVSVRILYTSSVTREPVSLQFNVSK; this is translated from the coding sequence ATGACACAGCAACTTCTGAACGACGTGAACCATTGGGTGGGGGACGACATCGGTGTCTCACCCACGGGCGATCTCGGCCTTGCCAGCGCGGATCTTCGCACGCAGCAGCGCATCGTGCGGCGTCTGGTGACCAACCCCGGTGACTACATCTTCCACACCGATTACGGCGCGGGCCTGCCGAAAAAGATTGGCGAGACGCTCGACATCCCCGCGCTGCGCGGCCTGATCCGCACGCAGTTGGTGCTGGAAGCCGGTGTTGCACAGTCGCCCGAGCCTCAGGTGGATGTGAGCGCCATCACTGGCGGCGTCAGCGTGCGAATTCTGTACACCAGCTCCGTCACGCGTGAGCCGGTGTCTCTTCAATTCAATGTGAGCAAATGA
- a CDS encoding DedA family protein/thiosulfate sulfurtransferase GlpE, whose product MHDLFPLLAEYGAFAVFLNVLLTQAGAPLPAVPTLLVGGALTMIGPLHFMELLPAAITGALLGDALWYVAGKRYGRHVMALLCRVSLSPDSCVRRTRTQFERWGAPLLLISKFVPGLSTVSSALLGTMRTPFSVFAGYNLAGSALWAAIWLMLGRMAHDSIDQALRLLDQLGSRAILLIVVLAALYVAGRWLQRWRFRKMLEMVRISPDELHALIESGSAPVIIDVRSDSSRQLQPQRIPGAMLYDMSSKHNAIEIDGPDREVIIYCACPNEASAIMVARTLIGRGFKHVRPLHGGIDAWVERGYGVEHVVSVSPDTLTAAEARA is encoded by the coding sequence ATGCACGACCTGTTTCCCCTCCTTGCCGAATACGGTGCGTTTGCCGTGTTCCTGAACGTGCTGCTCACACAGGCCGGCGCGCCGCTGCCCGCCGTGCCAACGCTGCTGGTGGGCGGCGCGCTTACCATGATCGGCCCGCTGCACTTCATGGAGTTGCTGCCCGCCGCCATCACCGGCGCACTGCTGGGTGATGCGCTGTGGTACGTGGCGGGCAAGCGCTACGGTCGGCACGTGATGGCCCTGCTGTGCCGCGTGTCGTTGTCGCCTGACTCGTGCGTGCGGCGCACGCGCACGCAGTTCGAGCGCTGGGGTGCACCGCTGCTGCTGATTTCGAAATTTGTGCCGGGGCTGTCGACGGTGTCGTCCGCGCTGCTGGGCACGATGCGCACGCCATTCAGCGTGTTCGCAGGGTACAACCTGGCCGGCTCGGCACTCTGGGCGGCAATCTGGCTGATGCTCGGGCGCATGGCGCATGACAGCATCGACCAGGCGCTGCGGTTGCTCGACCAGCTTGGCAGCCGCGCCATCCTGCTGATCGTGGTGCTGGCGGCGCTCTACGTGGCCGGGCGCTGGCTGCAGCGCTGGCGTTTTCGCAAGATGCTGGAGATGGTGCGCATCTCGCCCGACGAGCTGCACGCACTGATCGAATCGGGCTCAGCGCCGGTCATCATCGATGTACGCAGCGACAGCTCGCGGCAACTGCAGCCGCAGCGCATTCCGGGCGCAATGCTGTACGACATGTCGAGCAAGCACAACGCCATCGAGATCGATGGCCCCGACCGCGAGGTCATCATCTACTGCGCCTGCCCCAACGAGGCCTCCGCCATCATGGTGGCGCGCACGCTGATCGGCCGGGGCTTCAAGCACGTGCGGCCGCTGCACGGCGGCATCGATGCGTGGGTGGAACGCGGCTACGGCGTGGAGCACGTGGTCTCCGTATCGCCGGACACACTCACTGCGGCTGAGGCGCGCGCCTGA
- a CDS encoding S24 family peptidase yields the protein MDIYDNRRQWLAHWIQTLVNGDRAEFERQYGYSRSQVAQFLSRTYQDGRSIGDIAARRLEKKLGFPDRTMDAPFSETAAQTVGGVDDGAPVSAQSKGFPARPITTYDSLDELPTESTILITHVDVTLSAGNGRETWHIEEKEPLPFQADYIRRLDASPKNLVAVKVRGDSMEPRLFDDDTVVVDKADRRIPTGGGVFALVYCGEMLVKRLFRLPDGSIRVVSDNKEKHDPFMVPPEQLEHIDIVGRVKYRSGMGDF from the coding sequence ATGGACATCTACGACAACCGCCGCCAGTGGCTTGCCCACTGGATCCAAACCCTCGTCAACGGCGATCGCGCCGAGTTCGAGCGCCAATACGGGTACTCCCGCTCGCAGGTGGCGCAGTTCCTGTCGCGCACCTACCAGGACGGCCGCAGCATTGGTGATATCGCTGCGCGCCGGCTGGAGAAGAAGCTGGGGTTTCCGGACCGCACGATGGATGCACCGTTCTCCGAGACTGCCGCGCAAACCGTGGGTGGTGTGGATGACGGCGCCCCCGTATCGGCGCAGAGCAAGGGCTTTCCTGCCCGCCCCATCACCACGTACGACAGCCTGGATGAACTGCCCACCGAGTCGACCATCCTGATCACGCACGTGGATGTGACGCTGTCCGCCGGCAATGGCCGCGAAACCTGGCACATCGAAGAGAAAGAGCCGCTGCCCTTCCAGGCCGACTACATCCGCCGGCTGGACGCGAGCCCCAAGAACCTGGTTGCCGTCAAGGTGCGGGGCGACAGCATGGAACCGCGCCTGTTTGACGACGACACCGTGGTGGTCGACAAGGCCGACAGACGCATCCCCACCGGGGGTGGCGTGTTTGCCCTAGTCTACTGCGGAGAGATGCTGGTCAAGCGCTTGTTCCGCCTGCCTGACGGGTCGATCCGCGTGGTGAGCGACAACAAGGAGAAGCACGATCCGTTCATGGTGCCCCCTGAGCAGCTTGAGCACATCGACATCGTTGGCCGGGTCAAGTACCGGTCAGGCATGGGCGATTTTTGA
- a CDS encoding flagellar hook-length control protein FliK — protein sequence MGLSATPNTAAQDLSGMLSASNNAAADKSQSASSSNGDTFGNLLSDRMAQDAARRRADAQSAADDAASRRADIARKDAANAGARNSQDIKPAATALPQTVSASGTQDAARAKPTQPADAKDLDAAAAQAVVDPAAQLAAQIEAARQAAQQAAQQVAQQTAAASATTQPATQPGTQSNTNANTNTGTTAVQGAGNPTATDAAALAALSAAGNGAQGGADAAADAAATTPAGQAALQAAKGAKTAQAAGAAANGSTPTPPATPLPDGNTLAQTLARTRAVSDNTPPAVRQLGSAASTQNANGEHGLPKRAESSTQNNVSQTAAAAVADANSRTGNGGNTGTQADAQGSGTQFQGVLARADGNAIAAAPTFAVGTAGAAGNIAGAAITPAQVHTLPTFGDAAWPQSMASQLAFMQVHRQSSAELQLNPAELGGLHVKLDVDNGAVNASFVCQHQAVAELVQDSMPRLRDAMQQGGMQLAQTTVSTGDFSQQQGAWQGASAQGNGSGNGGNGSRFGGNAQGRADTTSTVAAAPQRVSSHDGAIDTFA from the coding sequence GTGGGTTTGAGTGCTACCCCCAACACCGCCGCGCAAGACCTGAGCGGCATGCTGTCTGCCAGCAACAATGCTGCCGCCGACAAGTCGCAGAGTGCATCGTCGTCCAACGGCGATACGTTCGGCAACCTGCTGTCAGATCGCATGGCGCAGGATGCAGCACGCCGTCGTGCCGATGCACAGTCGGCGGCTGACGACGCGGCCAGCCGCCGCGCAGATATCGCTCGCAAGGACGCTGCAAACGCCGGCGCGCGCAATAGCCAAGACATCAAACCGGCTGCGACGGCGCTTCCTCAAACCGTGTCGGCATCCGGCACGCAGGACGCTGCCCGCGCCAAGCCGACGCAACCTGCCGATGCCAAGGACCTGGATGCCGCTGCGGCGCAAGCCGTTGTGGATCCTGCCGCGCAACTGGCTGCCCAGATTGAGGCCGCCCGCCAGGCGGCTCAACAGGCGGCGCAGCAAGTTGCCCAGCAGACTGCTGCCGCATCGGCAACAACCCAGCCAGCGACACAGCCCGGCACACAGTCGAATACCAATGCCAATACCAATACCGGCACCACGGCCGTACAAGGCGCCGGTAATCCAACTGCAACCGATGCCGCCGCGCTGGCCGCACTGAGCGCTGCCGGCAATGGCGCGCAGGGTGGTGCCGATGCTGCTGCAGATGCCGCCGCAACCACGCCGGCTGGTCAGGCAGCGCTGCAGGCGGCCAAGGGCGCCAAGACGGCCCAGGCCGCTGGTGCCGCTGCCAACGGCAGCACGCCAACGCCACCCGCAACGCCGCTGCCCGATGGCAACACGCTGGCCCAGACTCTGGCGCGCACGCGTGCCGTGTCTGACAATACGCCGCCAGCAGTGCGCCAGCTTGGAAGTGCTGCGTCAACGCAAAACGCCAACGGCGAGCATGGCTTGCCCAAGCGTGCGGAATCCAGCACGCAAAACAACGTCTCGCAAACCGCCGCGGCTGCCGTGGCCGATGCCAACAGCCGCACGGGCAATGGTGGCAACACCGGCACGCAGGCGGATGCACAGGGCAGCGGCACGCAGTTCCAGGGCGTTCTGGCGCGTGCGGATGGCAATGCCATCGCTGCGGCACCGACCTTTGCGGTTGGCACCGCGGGCGCGGCGGGCAATATTGCCGGCGCCGCCATTACGCCGGCGCAGGTTCACACGCTGCCCACGTTTGGCGATGCCGCCTGGCCACAAAGCATGGCGAGCCAGCTTGCCTTCATGCAGGTACACCGTCAGTCGTCGGCCGAACTGCAGTTGAATCCGGCGGAACTGGGCGGGCTGCACGTCAAGCTGGATGTCGACAACGGTGCCGTCAATGCCAGCTTCGTATGCCAGCACCAGGCCGTGGCCGAACTCGTGCAGGACTCCATGCCGCGTCTGCGTGATGCCATGCAGCAAGGCGGCATGCAGCTTGCGCAAACGACCGTCAGCACGGGCGATTTCAGCCAGCAGCAGGGCGCCTGGCAGGGTGCCTCCGCACAGGGCAATGGCTCGGGCAACGGTGGCAACGGCAGCCGCTTTGGCGGCAACGCACAGGGTCGGGCCGATACCACCAGCACCGTGGCCGCTGCACCGCAGCGCGTCTCCAGCCACGACGGTGCCATCGACACGTTTGCATGA
- the fliH gene encoding flagellar assembly protein FliH, which translates to MPRPPIIPRDTLVEYQPWEPTDFEREAERAAAEAAPPPPPPEAEPEEPPMSEEEWQAMLDAELATARDEGRRDGFAQGFQDGFEQGRRQGEEDSKQIAALMQSVRDAIDQLNGNVADELVDLALQLAQQFLRGALHAQPERVLPLIREVLGDAPTAPAPAMLRVHAEDAELIRQMLGAELAAAGWTIIVDAAIERGGCRVQTRFGETDATLQTRWAELTRALGRDTAWIASERSEAERVAGGALHVA; encoded by the coding sequence ATGCCGCGCCCGCCGATCATTCCGCGCGATACGCTGGTCGAATACCAGCCGTGGGAGCCGACCGACTTCGAGCGTGAGGCCGAGCGGGCCGCCGCTGAGGCCGCGCCGCCGCCCCCGCCGCCGGAAGCCGAACCCGAAGAGCCGCCGATGTCCGAAGAGGAATGGCAGGCGATGCTGGATGCCGAACTGGCCACTGCCCGCGACGAAGGCCGTCGCGATGGGTTTGCCCAAGGCTTCCAGGATGGTTTCGAGCAAGGTCGTCGCCAGGGCGAGGAAGACTCCAAGCAGATCGCCGCGCTGATGCAATCCGTGCGCGACGCGATCGATCAACTGAACGGCAACGTTGCTGATGAACTGGTGGACTTGGCACTGCAGCTTGCGCAGCAGTTTCTGCGTGGTGCGTTGCATGCGCAGCCCGAGCGTGTGTTGCCGCTCATTCGCGAGGTACTCGGCGATGCGCCCACCGCACCGGCACCCGCCATGCTGCGCGTGCACGCCGAGGATGCCGAGCTGATCCGCCAGATGCTGGGTGCCGAGTTGGCTGCCGCCGGTTGGACCATCATCGTTGACGCCGCCATCGAGCGCGGCGGCTGCCGTGTGCAAACCCGCTTTGGCGAGACCGATGCCACGCTGCAGACCCGCTGGGCAGAACTGACCCGTGCGCTGGGCCGCGATACCGCATGGATCGCCAGCGAGCGCTCTGAAGCTGAACGCGTGGCCGGAGGGGCGCTCCATGTCGCCTGA
- the fliI gene encoding flagellar protein export ATPase FliI — MSPETVQTAGQSAANNPNVRVWQAHLRQTAQRARLARPVVTCGKLTRVAGLVMEAVGLKLPVGSACRVELPNGSGAARYVLAEVVGFAEERAFLMPQTDLVGVVPGARVFPLEPQHVPTDAADPTIAHSKFLPVGPRLLGRVVDANGEPLDGKGPLGPQEDLAWGTLAPAPLNPLKRKPIEHVLDVGVRAINGLLTVGQGQRLGLFAGSGVGKSVLLGMMARYTQADVVVVGLIGERGREVKEFVDEILGEEGLARSAVVAAPADNSPLMRLQGAAYAHTIAEYFRDRGCNVLLIVDSLTRYAMAQREIALAIGEPPATKGYPPSAFAKLPALVERAGNGMVDASGRGGSITAFYTVLAEGDDQQDPIADAARAILDGHFVLSRKLAEQGHYPAIDIEQSISRVMSAIVPREQLDTARRFKQLYARYQRNRDLIAVGAYARGSDPMTDQAIARYPDMEAFLQQGMFENESREHTLEKMNAVLA, encoded by the coding sequence ATGTCGCCTGAGACCGTGCAAACGGCCGGCCAATCTGCCGCCAACAACCCCAACGTGCGCGTGTGGCAGGCGCACCTGCGCCAGACTGCGCAGCGTGCCCGCCTGGCCCGCCCGGTGGTGACGTGCGGCAAGCTCACGCGCGTGGCCGGCCTGGTCATGGAGGCCGTGGGTCTGAAGCTGCCCGTGGGCAGCGCCTGCCGTGTGGAATTGCCGAACGGGAGCGGGGCAGCCCGCTACGTGTTGGCCGAAGTGGTGGGCTTTGCCGAAGAGCGCGCCTTCCTGATGCCGCAGACGGATCTGGTGGGCGTGGTGCCCGGTGCGCGCGTGTTCCCGCTGGAGCCGCAGCACGTGCCGACCGACGCGGCTGACCCGACCATCGCGCACAGCAAGTTTCTGCCCGTGGGCCCGCGCCTGCTGGGCCGCGTGGTGGATGCCAACGGCGAGCCGCTGGATGGCAAGGGGCCGCTGGGCCCGCAAGAAGACCTGGCCTGGGGCACGCTGGCCCCGGCACCGTTGAACCCGCTCAAGCGCAAGCCGATCGAGCACGTGCTCGATGTGGGCGTGCGCGCCATCAATGGCTTGCTGACCGTGGGCCAAGGCCAGCGCCTGGGCCTGTTTGCCGGCTCTGGCGTCGGTAAGAGCGTGCTGCTGGGCATGATGGCCCGCTACACGCAGGCCGATGTGGTGGTGGTCGGCCTGATCGGCGAGCGCGGCCGCGAAGTGAAGGAATTCGTTGACGAGATCCTCGGTGAGGAAGGGCTCGCCCGCTCGGCCGTGGTGGCCGCGCCGGCTGACAACTCGCCGCTCATGCGCCTGCAGGGCGCCGCTTACGCACACACCATTGCCGAGTACTTCCGCGACCGTGGCTGCAATGTACTGCTGATCGTTGATTCGCTCACGCGCTATGCGATGGCGCAGCGCGAGATCGCCCTGGCCATTGGCGAGCCGCCGGCCACCAAGGGGTATCCGCCCTCGGCATTTGCCAAGCTGCCGGCGCTGGTGGAGCGTGCCGGCAACGGCATGGTGGATGCCAGCGGCCGCGGCGGCTCGATTACCGCGTTCTACACGGTGCTGGCTGAAGGCGATGACCAGCAAGACCCGATTGCCGACGCCGCGCGCGCGATTCTGGACGGCCACTTTGTGCTCTCGCGCAAGCTGGCCGAGCAGGGGCATTACCCGGCCATCGACATTGAGCAGTCGATCAGCCGCGTGATGTCGGCCATCGTGCCGCGCGAGCAGCTCGATACCGCCCGCCGTTTCAAGCAGTTGTACGCCCGCTACCAGCGCAACCGCGACCTGATTGCCGTGGGTGCCTATGCGCGCGGCAGCGACCCGATGACCGACCAGGCCATCGCCCGCTACCCCGACATGGAGGCGTTTCTGCAGCAAGGCATGTTTGAGAACGAAAGCCGTGAGCACACGCTGGAGAAGATGAACGCGGTGCTTGCTTGA
- a CDS encoding phage late control D family protein — translation MSLNTLPVVPEVRQPCTVVKVGGERAPACVSWSIQSNSYEQADTFQVTFAASALPPDRDANWFSSQLDLLVEIFAGFPKNPLQYDESNLQSRIYGRVDSVEFDPVSAQLTLSGRDLTALFIDEQVTLLFQNMTASKVAAALATAHGLQTVGPETKRLIGKQYAHDNVSLTTQRTEWDLLAALAREEGFVCSVSGKTLYFGPRLQGPVLPYELRWGRDERGNPAANVSSLQLSRDLTVAKGVTVEAKSWHAKQGKSFVARYSNAPDGGKGKKPTHTVQRNGLDQAGVQRLAKQKHDEVAQHEMKLRARLPADELLSPTDIIRLTGTGTNFDQDYLIDSITRSMSLGEGYVMDVSAKNINKDTSQ, via the coding sequence ATGAGCCTGAACACGCTACCTGTAGTACCCGAGGTGCGCCAGCCGTGCACTGTCGTGAAGGTGGGTGGGGAACGCGCACCCGCCTGTGTGAGTTGGTCGATCCAGAGCAACTCGTACGAGCAGGCGGATACGTTCCAGGTCACCTTCGCGGCCAGTGCCTTGCCGCCTGATCGCGACGCGAACTGGTTCTCCAGTCAGCTGGACTTGCTGGTGGAGATCTTCGCCGGCTTTCCAAAGAACCCGCTTCAGTACGACGAAAGCAACCTGCAAAGCCGGATCTACGGCCGCGTGGATAGCGTCGAGTTTGATCCAGTGTCAGCCCAGCTCACACTGAGCGGCCGAGACCTGACTGCATTGTTCATTGATGAGCAGGTGACATTGCTATTTCAGAACATGACGGCATCGAAGGTTGCTGCAGCACTGGCAACGGCACATGGTTTGCAAACCGTCGGCCCGGAAACGAAGCGACTGATCGGCAAGCAGTACGCGCATGACAACGTGAGCCTCACGACGCAACGCACGGAGTGGGACTTGCTTGCAGCGTTGGCACGTGAAGAGGGATTCGTCTGTTCCGTGAGTGGCAAGACGCTGTACTTCGGTCCGCGACTACAGGGCCCCGTGCTGCCTTACGAGTTGCGTTGGGGGCGCGATGAGAGGGGCAATCCTGCCGCCAATGTGTCAAGCCTGCAGTTGTCACGTGACCTGACCGTGGCGAAGGGCGTAACGGTCGAGGCGAAATCCTGGCACGCGAAGCAAGGGAAATCGTTCGTGGCCCGCTACAGCAACGCACCGGACGGTGGCAAAGGGAAAAAGCCGACGCACACGGTCCAACGCAATGGTCTGGACCAGGCCGGCGTGCAGCGGCTGGCCAAGCAAAAGCACGACGAGGTTGCACAGCACGAGATGAAGCTGCGTGCCCGCCTGCCTGCGGACGAGCTCCTTTCGCCCACCGACATCATCCGCCTGACCGGCACCGGCACGAACTTCGACCAGGACTACCTGATCGACAGCATCACGCGCAGCATGAGCTTGGGCGAGGGTTACGTGATGGACGTTTCCGCCAAGAACATCAACAAGGACACGAGCCAATGA
- a CDS encoding phage baseplate assembly protein V encodes MIQQLRNQMVLAAMMAQSNRAENRMGIVTSYDAGTASARVRLQPEDPTDPARSLTGWMPVASAWVGNGWGIDAPVSPGDQVAVQFLGGDIENGYICARLFSDQARPTGAQSGEFFLSHASGSKLQFHNDGTVTLISAGTLTSQAPQWNHSGPMQIDGTLLVTQTITGQAGMAVSGNNGSGNSMSISGNTQFSGQVSANGHRIDDTHRHTGVQSGSSNTGSVA; translated from the coding sequence ATGATTCAACAACTACGCAATCAGATGGTGCTCGCCGCGATGATGGCGCAGTCGAACCGCGCGGAGAACCGCATGGGCATCGTCACCAGCTACGACGCGGGTACGGCCTCGGCGCGCGTACGCCTTCAACCTGAAGATCCTACCGACCCAGCGCGCTCGCTGACCGGCTGGATGCCTGTTGCCTCTGCCTGGGTCGGCAATGGCTGGGGCATCGATGCGCCGGTCAGTCCGGGCGATCAGGTGGCGGTGCAGTTTCTGGGCGGCGACATCGAGAACGGCTACATCTGCGCGCGCCTGTTCAGTGACCAGGCGCGGCCGACCGGTGCGCAGTCAGGCGAGTTCTTCCTCTCGCATGCATCGGGCTCGAAGCTGCAGTTCCACAACGACGGCACGGTCACGCTCATCAGCGCGGGGACGCTCACCAGCCAGGCGCCGCAGTGGAACCACAGCGGCCCGATGCAGATCGACGGCACGCTACTGGTGACGCAGACCATCACCGGCCAGGCGGGGATGGCAGTGTCCGGCAACAACGGCTCCGGCAACTCGATGAGCATCAGTGGCAATACGCAGTTCAGCGGGCAGGTGTCGGCCAATGGCCACCGCATTGACGACACGCACCGTCACACCGGCGTGCAGTCCGGTTCCAGTAACACGGGGAGCGTGGCATGA
- the fliJ gene encoding flagellar export protein FliJ: protein MTTMSKPFRLSTVLELAQKDTEKATQEVGRLMNTREAATQKLALLSDYRNNYHQQMLNTANAEGGIDITRLRNYTAFIDRLGAAVDQQKGTINALESQLEASRANWIEKQRREQSFDILRQRHMEELRLDQERRDQRENDEHAAKVIRMRAAQGGN, encoded by the coding sequence ATGACCACCATGAGTAAGCCGTTCCGCCTCAGTACGGTGCTGGAACTGGCCCAGAAGGACACCGAAAAAGCCACGCAGGAAGTCGGCCGCCTGATGAACACGCGCGAGGCTGCCACGCAAAAGCTGGCCCTGTTGTCCGACTACCGCAACAACTATCACCAGCAGATGCTGAACACGGCCAACGCCGAGGGTGGCATCGACATCACGCGCCTGCGCAACTACACCGCGTTCATTGACCGGCTGGGCGCCGCCGTGGACCAGCAGAAGGGCACGATCAACGCACTGGAGAGCCAGCTCGAAGCGAGCCGCGCCAACTGGATCGAGAAGCAGCGCCGCGAGCAGTCGTTCGACATCCTGCGCCAGCGGCACATGGAAGAACTGCGCCTGGATCAGGAGCGCCGCGACCAGCGCGAGAACGACGAACACGCCGCCAAGGTGATCCGCATGCGTGCGGCACAGGGCGGCAACTGA
- a CDS encoding GNAT family N-acetyltransferase, whose protein sequence is MSSASPTNASDVASGVDAVSIRPATLADLPVIVTIYTQHVLFGSASFEVDPPDLTEMTRRFQALHDVGMPYIVAEAGGQLLGYAYAGPHRARPAYRNTVEDSIYLDAAAQGRGVGTLLLQTLIAECQARGFKQMVAVVGGGRENPGSAKLHARCGFREVGVLEKVGYKFGRWLDCLLMQRAL, encoded by the coding sequence ATGTCCTCCGCATCCCCCACGAATGCTTCTGACGTTGCCTCCGGCGTTGATGCCGTCAGCATCCGCCCGGCCACGCTGGCAGACCTGCCGGTCATCGTCACCATCTACACGCAGCACGTGCTGTTCGGCTCAGCCAGCTTTGAGGTCGACCCGCCCGATCTGACCGAGATGACGCGACGCTTCCAGGCGCTGCACGACGTCGGCATGCCCTACATCGTGGCCGAGGCCGGCGGCCAACTGCTCGGCTACGCCTACGCAGGCCCACACCGCGCGCGGCCCGCGTATCGCAATACGGTGGAAGACTCGATCTACCTGGACGCGGCCGCGCAAGGGCGGGGCGTCGGTACGTTGCTGCTGCAGACGCTCATTGCGGAATGCCAGGCGCGCGGGTTCAAGCAGATGGTGGCCGTGGTGGGCGGCGGGCGTGAGAACCCTGGGTCTGCCAAGCTGCACGCGCGCTGCGGGTTTCGCGAGGTGGGCGTGCTGGAGAAGGTGGGCTACAAGTTCGGGCGTTGGCTGGATTGCTTGCTGATGCAGCGAGCGTTGTGA
- a CDS encoding phage tail protein has protein sequence MPIVQQGSINTTALIVPDLYVQIVPPQVTLLNGVPTNVLGVVGTATWGPVNSPTLIGNMAMYAQAFGAIQNRTYDMGTAVAVVVQQGANNFRCVRVTDGTDTAATVIAQTNGITFTAKYTGSLGNTVTVALSAGSAANTWKVTVAAPALAPEVFDNIGAGQTGNALWGAIANAINNGVSVMRGASQIITASAGAGTTAPTAATLTLTGGTDGAATINGAVLLGQDTVPRKGMYALRNQGVSIAMLADCADATTWPTQVAFGLSEGTYMIGVGPSGDTIANAVTAKSTAGIDSYAFKLLFGDWVYWLDTVNGVTRLVSPQGFVAGLLANLSPQNSSLNKPIYGVVGTQKTFANQSYSSAELQALIQAGIDVVTNPVPGGAYFGCRAGHNTSSNALTQGDNYTRMTNYIASTINAGMGKYVGQLQSATVRAQAAATLSNFLSSMEQQGMIGAVNGGPAFSVQIDANNNPMNRVALGYMQADVKVVYLSVIEKFLVNVEGSQATVIRTSTNNQ, from the coding sequence ATGCCGATCGTTCAGCAGGGCAGCATCAATACGACTGCTCTCATCGTTCCGGACCTGTACGTCCAGATTGTTCCGCCGCAGGTCACCCTGCTCAATGGTGTGCCGACCAACGTGCTCGGCGTGGTGGGTACCGCCACGTGGGGCCCGGTCAACTCGCCGACTCTCATCGGCAACATGGCCATGTACGCCCAGGCATTCGGCGCGATCCAGAACCGCACCTATGACATGGGTACCGCCGTGGCTGTGGTGGTCCAGCAAGGCGCCAACAACTTCCGCTGCGTGCGCGTGACCGATGGCACGGATACCGCGGCGACCGTGATTGCGCAGACCAACGGCATCACGTTCACCGCCAAGTACACGGGCTCGCTCGGCAACACCGTCACGGTGGCGCTGTCGGCTGGCTCGGCGGCCAACACGTGGAAGGTGACCGTGGCCGCGCCCGCGCTGGCACCAGAAGTGTTCGACAACATCGGCGCAGGCCAGACCGGCAATGCGCTGTGGGGCGCCATCGCCAACGCCATCAATAACGGCGTGAGCGTCATGCGCGGTGCCTCGCAAATCATCACCGCCAGCGCGGGTGCCGGCACGACTGCACCAACGGCAGCCACGCTCACCCTGACCGGCGGCACTGACGGCGCGGCCACCATCAACGGTGCTGTGCTGCTGGGCCAGGACACCGTGCCGCGCAAGGGTATGTACGCGCTGCGCAACCAGGGCGTGTCGATCGCCATGCTGGCCGACTGCGCCGACGCGACGACCTGGCCGACGCAGGTTGCGTTTGGTCTGTCGGAAGGCACCTACATGATCGGCGTAGGCCCGAGCGGCGACACCATCGCCAACGCCGTCACCGCCAAGAGCACCGCCGGCATCGATTCGTACGCCTTCAAGCTGCTGTTTGGCGATTGGGTGTACTGGCTCGATACCGTGAACGGCGTGACGCGCCTGGTGTCGCCGCAAGGTTTCGTGGCGGGCCTGCTGGCCAACCTGTCGCCGCAGAACAGCAGCCTGAACAAGCCGATCTACGGTGTGGTCGGCACGCAGAAGACGTTCGCCAACCAGAGCTACAGCTCGGCCGAACTGCAGGCGCTGATTCAGGCCGGCATTGACGTGGTGACCAACCCGGTGCCGGGCGGTGCGTACTTCGGCTGCCGCGCGGGCCACAACACCAGCTCGAACGCGCTCACGCAGGGCGACAACTACACGCGCATGACCAACTACATCGCCAGCACCATCAATGCCGGCATGGGCAAGTACGTTGGCCAACTGCAGTCGGCCACGGTGCGTGCGCAGGCGGCGGCCACGCTGTCGAACTTCCTGAGCTCGATGGAGCAGCAGGGCATGATCGGCGCGGTCAACGGCGGCCCGGCGTTCTCGGTACAGATCGATGCGAACAACAACCCGATGAACCGCGTGGCGCTCGGCTACATGCAGGCCGACGTGAAGGTGGTCTACCTGTCGGTCATCGAGAAGTTCCTGGTGAACGTGGAAGGCTCGCAGGCCACGGTGATCCGCACTTCGACCAACAACCAGTAA